A window of the Arachis duranensis cultivar V14167 chromosome 5, aradu.V14167.gnm2.J7QH, whole genome shotgun sequence genome harbors these coding sequences:
- the LOC107489521 gene encoding uncharacterized protein LOC107489521 encodes MITISDERNVEEVHTQTEHFHDNPKEKHEERNHTTHPTHKEELKKGETLNPYAPFPQRLKGGVSRKIYSRFLNMFASLDVNIPFIKALQQMPSYIKYINELLVKKSSLKGGQTIKMNRECSALIQIESPTKKKDPGSFHIPCAIRETMIDKGLYNLGANFVILEMEENHIHPIILERPFLATARALIDVERGELILRIHDEHLTFNVFKPSQEIDHDNEKSKKERNEELMKETSMGT; translated from the exons ATGATCACTATAAGTGATGAGAGGAATGTGGAGGAAGTGCACACACAAACAGAACACTTCCATGACAATCCAAAGGAAAAGCATGAAGAGAGAAACCACACAACCCATCCCACACACAAGGAGGAGCTAAAGAAAGGGGAGACCCTAaacccatatgcaccctttCCCCAAAGGCTCAAGGGTGGTGTATCAAGGAAAATATATTCAAGGTTCCTCaacatgtttgcatctcttgatgtaaatataccattcattaaggcCCTCCAGCAAATGCCCTCCTACATCAAGTACATAAATGAGCTACTGGTGAAAAAGAGTTCATTGAAGGGTGGgcaaacaataaagatgaacagAGAGTGCAGTGCCCTCATTCAAATAGAGtcacctacaaagaagaaggatccagggagttttcacattCCCTGTGCTATAAGAGAGACAATGATTGATAAAGGGCTCTATAACctgggagcaa ACTTTGTTATCCTGGAGATGGAAGAGAATCACATCCATCCCATCATCTTGGagaggccattcttagccacagccagggcgcttatagatgtggagcgagGAGAACTAAtcttgagaatacatgatgaacaCCTCACCTTCAATGTCTTCAAACCCTCACAAGAAATAGATCATGATAACGAAAAGTCAAAGAAAGAGCGCAATGAGGAGTTGATGAAAGAGACAAGCATGGGAACATAA